A window of Macrotis lagotis isolate mMagLag1 chromosome X, bilby.v1.9.chrom.fasta, whole genome shotgun sequence contains these coding sequences:
- the LOC141501285 gene encoding ectoderm-neural cortex protein 1-like, giving the protein MSVTSHETRKSRSSSGSMNIQIFHKPGHADSLLTHLNLLRQKCLFTDVVLKAGSGVFHCHRAVLASCSYYFEAMFGGGLKESREGHVDFGDRLHPEVLELLLDYAYSARVLINEENAESLLEAGDMLQFHDIRDAAAAFLEKNLHPTNCLNMLALSDTFNCERLFELSWRMALANFASLYKSEDFLKLPKGRLLELVQSEDLEVEEESLVYEAVIGWIKYDLSARHDDLPELLRFVRLALLPEAYLKNQVALEEVVMTHKLGGEIVADAVRCKMRLLQNDGPVTGFCARPRKVSQALLLLGGQTFMCDKIYTIDQSTSDIIPRTDIPSPRKECSACAIGCKVYVTGGRGSENSASKDVWVYDTLHDEWAKAAPMLVARFGHGSAELAHSLYVVGGHTAVSGSFPASPSVSLKQVEHYDPQANKWTLVAPLREGVSNAAVVGAKKKLFVFGGTSVNQIHLPKVQCFDPCQNRWTAPTTCPQAWRYTAAAVLGSQVIVIGGDTEFSASSAYRFHSDTFQWSKFGDVTARRISCRAVTCGNRLFVVGGYCGTQRCKTLDCYDPASDSWSSITTVPYSLIPTAFVSTWKYLSV; this is encoded by the coding sequence ATGTCGGTCACCAGCCATGAGACCAGGAAGTCTCGCTCCAGCTCCGGCTCCATGAATATCCAGATTTTCCACAAGCCGGGCCACGCGGACAGCCTCCTGACCCACCTGAACCTGCTGCGCCAGAAGTGTCTCTTCACCGACGTGGTCCTCAAGGCCGGCAGTGGGGTTTTCCACTGCCACCGTGCCGTGCTGGCATCTTGTAGCTACTACTTTGAGGCCATGTTTGGAGGGGGCCTGAAGGAGAGCAGAGAGGGCCACGTGGACTTTGGGGACCGGCTGCACCCGGAGGTGTTGGAGCTGTTGCTCGACTACGCCTACTCGGCCAGGGTGCTCATCAATGAAGAGAACGCAGAGTCTCTGTTGGAGGCCGGAGACATGCTGCAGTTTCACGACATCCGGGATGCAGCCGCAGCCTTCTTAGAGAAAAATCTGCACCCGACCAACTGTCTCAACATGCTGGCCCTATCTGACACCTTCAACTGTGAACGGCTGTTTGAGCTGTCCTGGAGAATGGCTTTGGCCAACTTTGCTTCTTTGTACAAGTCGGAAGATTTCCTGAAACTCCCCAAAGGGAGACTGCTGGAGCTTGTGCAGAGTGAAGACTTGGAAGTGGAGGAGGAAAGCCTGGTCTATGAAGCGGTCATTGGGTGGATCAAGTATGACCTGTCGGCTCGGCATGACGACTTGCCGGAGCTTTTGCGTTTTGTCCGCCTGGCACTTCTGCCTGAGGCTTACCTCAAAAACCAGGTGGCCCTGGAAGAGGTTGTCATGACCCACAAACTCGGCGGGGAAATTGTGGCAGATGCTGTGCGTTGTAAGATGAGGCTCCTGCAGAATGATGGGCCGGTGACAGGCTTCTGCGCTCGGCCCAGGAAGGTCAGCCAGGCTCTCCTGCTGCTCGGGGGGCAGACCTTCATGTGTGACAAGATTTATACGATCGACCAAAGCACCAGCGACATCATCCCGAGGACAGACATTCCTAGTCCCCGGAAAGAATGCAGCGCTTGTGCCATCGGCTGCAAGGTCTATGTCACCGGTGGCCGGGGCTCCGAAAACAGCGCCTCGAAGGACGTGTGGGTCTATGACACCCTGCACGATGAATGGGCCAAAGCGGCGCCGATGCTGGTGGCCAGGTTTGGCCACGGTTCGGCTGAGCTGGCTCATTCTCTCTATGTCGTTGGGGGCCACACGGCTGTGAGCGGCTCCTTTCCGGCTTCCCCCTCCGTCTCCCTTAAACAGGTTGAGCATTATGACCCGCAGGCTAACAAATGGACTTTGGTGGCTCCGCTCCGGGAAGGGGTGAGCAATGCTGCTGTAGTGGGGGCAAAGAAGAAACTTTTTGTTTTTGGCGGCACCAGCGTTAACCAGATTCATCTCCCCAAAGTGCAATGCTTTGATCCCTGTCAGAACCGCTGGACGGCACCCACCACCTGTCCCCAAGCTTGGCGATACACTGCAGCTGCTGTGCTGGGCAGCCAGGTGATTGTGATCGGCGGCGACACGGAGTTCTCGGCCAGTTCTGCCTACCGCTTCCACAGCGACACCTTCCAGTGGTCTAAGTTTGGGGATGTGACGGCCAGAAGGATCAGCTGCCGAGCGGTCACCTGTGGAAACAGGCTCTTTGTGGTGGGGGGCTACTGTGGGACTCAGCGCTGCAAAACCCTTGATTGCTATGACCCTGCGTCAGACAGCTGGAGCAGCATCACCACCGTGCCTTATTCCCTCATCCCGACTGCCTTTGTCAGCACCTGGAAGTATCTGTCTGTGTGA